Proteins encoded in a region of the Ornithodoros turicata isolate Travis chromosome 3, ASM3712646v1, whole genome shotgun sequence genome:
- the LOC135389276 gene encoding uncharacterized protein LOC135389276: MAHAGAYSSEVGGYGPHVGRQLSKRRRDWVACNVLSAAPGPDDNDNCEPIASDTEDLAVVEDYAGCGMHEDEPPTKETFTMTDESIESSRLLTFYCTRNGDDMGVQVSSIPTVDCGTLCPKAVHETRSAGPAYKETYFGGYKSIVDNEQRLLDLTGVTLVVLSLLQSLLPEKGRHAQELHINDKLLLFLMKLKHGLPFSCLGALFGVHRTTAAKAFKAVLFHLCATTKSWLFWPSRAAIKATMPPSFRHLYPDCRLIIDCTELKAEMPDGVRAQNMWYSHYKGTYAIKYLIGIAPNGLVTFLSPGFGGRASDPSVTVESGLLPRLEPGDLVLADKGFPGIRTGVGQQKATLVMPPFATKPQFTEAEVDATYTTAAVRIHVERVIQRLRVFNILNRRIPHDLTEYMDKIMHIIYVLTNLRPGIFQKSSEAVGSPMVQASVPVA; encoded by the exons ATGGCTCATGCTGGTGCATACTCCAGCGAGGTTGGTGGCTacgggccccacgttgggcgccaatt GTCAAAACGGCGCAGAGACTGGGTTGCCTGTAACGTTCTATCTGCTGCACCGGGACCTGACGACAATGACAACTGTGAGCCCATCGCTTCTGACACTGAAGATCTCGCAGTAGTGGAAGATTATGCAGGATGTGGCatgcatgaagacgaaccaccaaCAAAGGAG ACCTTTACAATGACGGATGAGTCAATCGAAAGCTCGAGGCTCTTAACTTTCTACTGCACTCGCAACGGTGATGACATGGGAGTTCAAGTCAGCAGCATTCCAACAGTTGACTGTGGCACCTTATGCCCAAAGGCAGTGCACGAGACACGGAGTGCTGGTCCAGCCTACAAGGAAACTTACTTCGGTGGCTATAAAAGCATTGTGGATAATGAGCAGCGGCTGTTGGATTTAACTGGAGTGACATTAGTG GTCCTCTCCCTTCTGCAAAGCCTCCTCCCAGAGAAAGGTCGCCATGCCCAAGAGCTGCACATTAACGACAAGCTCCTCCTTTTCCTGATGAAGCTGAAGCATGGCTTGCCCTTCTCATGTCTGGGCGCTCTATTTGGTGTCCATCGAACAACTGCTGCTAAGGCTTTCAAGGCTGTCCTTTTTCACCTCTGTGCCACTACAAAGTCATGGCTTTTCTGGCCCAGCAGAGCTGCAATCAAAGCAACTATGCCACCAAGCTTTCGTCATCTATACCCGGACTGTCGACTGATTATTGATTGCACAGAGTTGAAAGCAGAAATGCCAGACGGGGTCAGAGCACAGAACATGTGGTACTCTCACTACAAGGGCACATATGCTATTAAGTATCTCATTGGAATAGCACCAAATGGACTAGTGACATTTCTTTCACCAGGCTTTGGTGGAAGAGCCAGTGACCCAAGTGTAACTGTAGAGTCAGGGCTTTTGCCGCGGCTAGAGCCAGGGGACCTTGTACTCGCTGATAAAGGCTTTCCTGGAATCCGGACAGGTGTCGGGCAACAAAAAGCTACCCTAGTAATGCCTCCATTTGCAACCAAACCTCAGTTTACCGAGGCTGAGGTTGATGCAACCTACACGACAGCGGCTGTACGCATACACGTTGAGAGGGTAATCCAAAGGCTACGGGTCTTCAACATTTTAAACAGGAGGATACCACATGACCTCACAGAATACATGGACAAAATAATGCACATCATATATGTCTTAACAAACTTGAGACCTGGCATATTTCAAAAGAGTAGTGAAGCTGTGGGTTCACCAATGGTCCAGGCTTCTGTGCCAGTAGCGTAG